From one Streptomyces sp. R41 genomic stretch:
- a CDS encoding DNA polymerase IV, which produces MRTAPTILHLDMDAFFASAEQASKPSLRGKAVVVGGLGPRGVVATASYEARVFGVHSAMPMAQARRLAPNAAYLVPRFGLYREVSEQVMGLLGALSPLVEPLSLDEAFVDLEAGGTAWDEGSARLAGVKLRADIRAVTGLTGSVGLAASKMLAKIASEQAKPDGLVLIEPGTERALLGPMSVRTLPGVGPATGDHLRRAGITTVDEIAEAGEDELVRLLGKAHGHALYAMALAHDERPVVAERETKSVSVEDTYDVDIHDRVRVGLEVQRLADRCVGRLRGAGLSGRTIVLKVRRYDFSTLTRSETLRGPTDDPTVVREAAARLLEAVDTTGGVRLLGVGVSGLADYTQEDLFAQAQAAAGEQVVLEHSAEETPQESAEEHVPPAERRWPAGHDVRHAEYGHGWVQGSGLGRVTVRFETPYSAGPGRVRTFRTDDPQLEPADPLPLVERRPQEPGPRVSDPGPQVSSEPASRPKSRSGGGGGGATSRP; this is translated from the coding sequence GTGAGAACCGCGCCCACGATCCTGCATCTCGACATGGATGCCTTCTTCGCCTCGGCGGAGCAGGCATCCAAGCCGAGCCTGCGCGGCAAAGCGGTCGTGGTGGGCGGGCTCGGGCCGCGCGGAGTCGTCGCCACCGCCTCGTACGAGGCCCGCGTCTTCGGAGTGCACTCGGCGATGCCCATGGCCCAGGCGCGCCGGCTCGCGCCGAACGCCGCGTATCTCGTGCCGCGCTTCGGGCTCTACCGGGAGGTCAGCGAGCAGGTGATGGGGCTGCTGGGGGCCCTGTCGCCCCTGGTGGAGCCGTTGAGCCTGGACGAGGCCTTCGTGGACCTGGAGGCGGGGGGAACGGCCTGGGACGAGGGCTCGGCGCGGCTGGCAGGGGTGAAGCTGCGCGCGGACATCCGGGCCGTCACAGGCCTCACGGGATCGGTGGGTCTCGCGGCTTCGAAGATGCTCGCGAAGATTGCCTCGGAGCAGGCCAAGCCCGACGGCCTTGTGCTGATAGAGCCGGGGACCGAGCGTGCGCTGCTCGGGCCGATGTCGGTGCGGACGCTGCCGGGCGTGGGGCCCGCGACTGGTGACCATCTGCGGCGTGCCGGGATCACCACCGTCGACGAGATCGCCGAGGCGGGCGAGGACGAGCTCGTACGGCTGCTGGGGAAGGCCCATGGGCACGCTCTGTACGCGATGGCGCTGGCCCACGACGAGCGGCCCGTGGTGGCCGAGCGGGAGACCAAGTCGGTGTCGGTCGAGGACACGTACGACGTGGACATCCATGACCGGGTGCGGGTCGGTCTGGAGGTGCAGCGGCTCGCCGACCGGTGTGTGGGGCGGCTGCGCGGGGCCGGGCTGTCGGGGCGGACCATCGTCCTGAAGGTGCGCAGGTACGACTTCTCGACGCTGACCCGGTCCGAGACGCTGCGGGGGCCGACGGACGACCCCACGGTCGTACGGGAGGCCGCCGCGCGGCTTCTGGAGGCGGTGGACACGACCGGTGGCGTGCGACTGCTGGGTGTGGGCGTGTCCGGGCTCGCCGACTACACGCAGGAGGACCTGTTCGCACAGGCGCAGGCCGCCGCGGGAGAGCAGGTGGTCCTGGAGCATTCCGCTGAGGAGACGCCGCAGGAGTCCGCCGAGGAGCATGTGCCGCCCGCTGAGCGGCGGTGGCCCGCGGGGCACGATGTGCGGCATGCCGAGTACGGGCACGGGTGGGTGCAGGGCAGCGGCCTTGGGCGGGTCACGGTGCGGTTCGAGACGCCCTACTCAGCAGGGCCCGGGCGGGTACGGACGTTCCGGACCGACGATCCACAGCTGGAGCCGGCGGATCCGCTGCCCCTGGTGGAGCGAAGACCGCAGGAGCCGGGGCCCCGGGTTTCGGACCCCGGACCTCAGGTGTCCTCCGAGCCCGCGAGTCGGCCGAAGTCCCGGTCCGGCGGCGGCGGAGGGGGTGCCACGTCGAGACCGTAG
- a CDS encoding MerR family transcriptional regulator yields MRSSGDGTAGGAPGRGLGESGPYPLHGSAADHIPRRPTAVPGEGGAVSEEIGYRGPTACAAAGITYRQLDYWARTGLVEPSVRPAYGSGTQRLYSFRDVVVLKIVKRFLDTGVSLQNIRTTVQHLRERGFRDLERMTLMSDGATVYECTSPDDVHALLQGGQGVFGIAVGVVWRDVESALSQLHGERVDTGETLVGHNPTDELARRRNRAV; encoded by the coding sequence GTGAGAAGCAGCGGCGACGGTACGGCTGGGGGTGCCCCCGGACGCGGTCTGGGGGAGAGCGGCCCGTACCCGCTTCACGGCAGCGCGGCCGATCACATTCCGCGGCGGCCGACGGCAGTGCCCGGCGAGGGAGGGGCGGTTTCCGAGGAGATCGGCTACCGAGGTCCCACGGCGTGCGCCGCCGCGGGCATCACCTATCGGCAGCTCGACTACTGGGCGCGGACCGGCCTGGTCGAGCCGAGTGTGCGGCCCGCCTATGGGTCGGGCACGCAGCGCCTCTACAGCTTCAGGGACGTGGTCGTCCTGAAGATCGTCAAGCGGTTCCTCGACACCGGGGTGTCGCTGCAGAACATCCGCACCACGGTCCAGCACCTCAGGGAGCGAGGCTTCCGGGACCTGGAGCGGATGACGCTGATGAGCGACGGCGCGACGGTCTACGAGTGCACGTCCCCCGACGATGTCCACGCGCTGCTGCAGGGTGGCCAGGGTGTCTTCGGGATCGCCGTGGGTGTGGTGTGGCGGGACGTCGAGAGCGCGCTCTCGCAGCTGCACGGAGAGCGCGTGGACACCGGCGAGACGCTCGTCGGACACAACCCTACGGACGAGCTGGCGCGACGCCGCAACCGGGCCGTCTGA
- a CDS encoding bifunctional nuclease family protein: protein MNELDVVGVRVEMPSNQPIVLLREVGGDRYLPIWIGPGEATAIAFAQQGMAPARPLTHDLFKDVLEAVGQELTEVRITDLREGVFYAELVFASGVEVSARPSDAIALALRTGTPIYGSDGVLDDAGIAIPDEQEDEVEKFREFLDQISPEDFGTNSQ, encoded by the coding sequence GTGAACGAGCTCGATGTCGTAGGTGTCCGGGTCGAAATGCCCTCCAACCAACCGATCGTGCTTCTGCGTGAAGTGGGAGGCGACCGCTACCTCCCCATCTGGATCGGACCGGGGGAGGCGACGGCGATCGCCTTCGCCCAGCAGGGCATGGCCCCCGCGCGACCGCTGACCCACGACCTGTTCAAGGACGTGCTGGAGGCCGTCGGCCAGGAGCTCACCGAAGTACGCATCACGGACCTGCGTGAGGGCGTCTTCTATGCGGAGTTGGTGTTCGCCAGCGGGGTCGAGGTGAGTGCGCGGCCGTCCGACGCCATAGCGCTGGCCCTGCGCACCGGGACGCCGATCTACGGCAGCGACGGGGTGCTCGACGACGCCGGCATCGCGATCCCGGACGAGCAGGAGGACGAGGTGGAGAAGTTCCGCGAATTCCTCGACCAGATCTCGCCCGAGGACTTCGGGACCAATAGCCAGTGA
- a CDS encoding MerR family transcriptional regulator — MLQRPSGGAGSGTAAADSGLMSIGAVLNVLRDEFPEVTISKIRFLESEGLIEPQRTPSGYRKFSANDVERLGHVLRMQRDHYLPLKVIREHLDALERGEPVRLPSVGRQRDSGDGEPLGELFGEPEAPTAARVGRAELLAAAEIGEQELEEWESYGLIAPLPDGAYDAEAVTVAALVVELGRFGIEPRHLRAMKAAADREAGLVDQVVAPLRRHRNPQTRAHAEARTKELAGLAVKLHAALVQTALGVRLP, encoded by the coding sequence ATGCTTCAAAGACCGAGCGGCGGTGCCGGCAGCGGCACCGCCGCCGCGGACAGTGGGCTGATGAGCATCGGCGCGGTGCTGAACGTGCTGCGTGACGAGTTCCCCGAAGTCACCATCTCCAAGATCAGGTTCCTGGAGTCGGAGGGGCTCATCGAGCCGCAGCGAACCCCCTCGGGATATCGCAAGTTCAGCGCGAACGACGTCGAGCGCCTCGGTCACGTCCTGAGGATGCAGCGGGACCACTATCTGCCGCTGAAAGTGATCCGCGAGCATCTGGACGCCCTGGAGCGCGGTGAGCCGGTGCGGCTCCCGTCCGTGGGGCGCCAGCGCGATTCCGGCGACGGTGAGCCGCTCGGTGAGCTCTTCGGAGAGCCCGAGGCGCCCACGGCGGCCCGCGTAGGCCGTGCCGAGCTGCTGGCGGCCGCGGAGATCGGTGAGCAGGAACTCGAGGAGTGGGAGTCGTACGGGCTGATCGCGCCGCTTCCGGACGGTGCGTACGACGCCGAGGCGGTGACCGTCGCCGCGCTCGTCGTCGAGCTGGGGCGGTTCGGGATCGAGCCGCGCCATTTGCGCGCGATGAAAGCCGCGGCCGACCGCGAGGCGGGCCTTGTGGACCAAGTGGTGGCCCCGCTGCGCCGCCACCGCAATCCACAGACCAGGGCACACGCGGAGGCCCGTACGAAGGAGCTGGCGGGGCTCGCGGTGAAACTGCACGCGGCGCTGGTGCAGACCGCGCTCGGCGTGCGTTTGCCCTGA